From a single Silene latifolia isolate original U9 population chromosome 6, ASM4854445v1, whole genome shotgun sequence genomic region:
- the LOC141586084 gene encoding uncharacterized protein LOC141586084 isoform X1, with product MELGFVDKDSSFVDQLFSWSVSDVLDHFNHSLIMNKTLDEVRVSGKSYQKHGHIGKLYGPFCFINVTEGRQEVDDDNRGCRNLVEVALVMKIVQRLHEEWRGCSRQLHVTVISPYAAQAAEIERRLGETFGYLINFLLKVKTTEEFQDEEADVVILSTVTSSCTESIDLSSDCQKTDDLFSRARHCLWILGNANTLSKHNTLWETVIANANELNCFVNANKDEEMAQIITNVKSQLDELEDLLDVRSLIFKDAQLKVMFSESFVKSFSKLPSTYSKKIVLNFLLKLANGWQPKKYKADAISGSSSIVKQYRVEGRYIICTNDICKDSGYATQVLKVWDILHLIDVPPLIKKLETVYRSFPDGYLKRSKAKSLEGYVPYTSNADSRRYDFCSDSCGTNYMEYSKVKESLLLMKFYSFSAGVVSHLLSARDGTPINVPFEVTDQERKIILHQGSSFVLGRSGTGKTTVLVMKLFQKEQLHQMASEGFSEMNSNIFLSYPSVFDMCVTGTSLRQLFVTVNPKLCVAVKRHINNFQRFVRGETFGEEKITVNANELDEDENFKDVPSSFIETPLKSYPLVVTFDMLLLMLDRTIGLSYFNRFPDIRKIYSQGTNSRLVQQTLRRREVTFEKFRECYWPHFNMKMTQKLDPLRVFAEINTHIKGSLHFGQQTAEAKSSLERYIQLSDKKGSTFDESERNQIYQIFLDYEKMKLTREEYDSADLVNDVYHRLKYEEYEGDYMDFVYVDEVQDLTMKQLVILKYICKNVKEGFVFAGDTAQTIAKGVHFRFEDVKCLFYKEFLHEEKNELNRKLSPLFNLSQNFRTHAGVLNLAQSITELIYHFFPESIDKLSRETSVVHGEAPVVLDCGCHGDAMSVIFRNQGNDSENFISFGSDQVILVRDDSVKDEIIKRIGRRAIVLTIFECKGLEFQDVLLYNFFKTSPLQEQWRIIYEYMVENRLLPSNQESLPQFSHLKHNILCYELKQLYVAVTRTKQRLWICEESGGFSLPMVRYWQKLNTIQVKKLDDAYAREMPVISSSYDWKLQGLKMLQVRNYKTAAQCFTRAGEKDWETYTRASELKEAAQNVRSLSVDKSLKMLEEAAQLFESIANRKKAAECYFDAEDFEKAGLIYIGESDIQRAGQCFILAGRYGKAAEIYAKAKLFNECLYACSEGKLFELGLQYIRNWRQGLNELIEEAGIDINASEQMFLEKCAYAAYKQQDREAMMKHVKNFCSFRSMQSFLKKLDCQNELLDLLIDFEKYIEAAKLARHMGKTVLEADLLEKCHHYHEASLLYLASVLAGSLWADDGEGWPIKDFASKEELSLKAKASACKYMPGFHTIVSANIQLLSNDKFRFHDLQQQLAQSSTNQNLMGKIVAARKILDLLLSELEKSGSHSEVSGPKKKVPLNTLCWHWNLWKNDIEKILGYLSSLNGKGPAEYTEYGAFCMEFLGVRERSSDPDKGYFMLYPDANWVKSIPRRSDKKDSLNKWQLMNAGERYWCRELLFVGRKVLDTLQSVLKLSARNKMPVYYRQYIHFQIFQTAAFLLTHCRFLKPTSIDRHSLMSYVDHSADEYFLSVFSLDKMTLLTKESIIQTGFFRNILKEAILRRFDVSVQKKPTLPQLVQVVVVLIGSSRQISEEYKEILRKFQIGSPWKPLLDDLVKGAVQVCHFRDALTELYKSKSEGYRFISPSCFVYLLNQLLVMVSSFSGCLFATRPSFIDWFIHLDCDVNPETFTPSPNDTSDLMTSTYDFLAGTVHELLVNLQGVEEWVNKYGPTSCTTQLLVQNLVILLSLICLNADRYLHLLNDALLRSDVFEQLPTKFREVLVETSGSSFRNVIAKAFKVIGDSLVVVRNPKIVPTMYIRHAVFLDVFNLSKDKIWETLSLKGLTRQSSQTYHAVYPSRT from the exons ACGTTGGATGAAGTTCGCGTGAGTGGTAAGAGCTATCAGAAACATGGTCACATAGGCAAATTGTATGGTCCATTTTGCTTTATAAACGTTACTGAGGGAAGACAGGAGGTGGATGATGACAATCGTGGCTGTCGAAATTTGGTTGAAGTTGCACTAGTTATGAAAATAGTGCAGCGACTGCACGAAG AATGGCGCGGCTGTAGTCGACAGCTTCATGTGACTGTTATATCTCCTTACGCTGCACAAGCTGCAGAGATTGAGAGAAGGCTCGGGGAAACGTTTGGATACTTGATTAATTTTCTGCTTAAAGTGAAAACAACCGAAGAATTTCAAGATGAGGAAGCTGATGTCGTCATATTATCTACTGTCACATCGAGTTGTACTGAATCAATTGATTTAAGCTCAGATTGTCAAAAAACTGATGATCTTTTTTCTAGAGCCAG GCATTGTCTGTGGATACTGGGGAATGCAAATACGCTTTCCAAACATAATACCCTTTGGGAAACTGTGATTGCAAATGCCAATGAGCTAAACTGTTTCGTAAATGCCAACAAAGACGAAGAAATGGCTCAAATCATTACAAATGTTAAGAGCCAGTTAGATGAACTTGAAGATTTGTTGGATGTGAGAAGTCTGATCTTCAAAGATGCGCAATTGAAG GTTATGTTCTCGGAATCTTTTgtcaagtccttttcaaaactaCCCTCGACCTACTCAAAGAAGATTGTACTGAATTTCTTATTGAAACTTGCAAATGGGTGGCAGCCTAAAAAGTACAAAGCTGATGCAATCTCTGGGAGTTCGAGTATTGTGAAACAATATCGAGTAGAGGGTCGCTATATCATTTGCACAAATGATATATGCAAGGACTCCGGATATGCAACCCAAGTGCTGAAAGTGTGGGATATTTTGCACTTGATTGATGTACCACCATTGATTAAGAAACTGGAGACTGTATACCGTTCTTTCCCCGATGGTTATCTTAAACGTTCCAAGGCCAAATCTCTCGAGGGATACGTACCATATACTAGCAATGCTGATTCAAGGCGCTACGACTTCTGTAGTGATTCTTGTGGAACAAATTATATGGAGTATAGCAAAGTGAAGGAGAGCTTACTGTTAATGAAGTTTTATTCCTTTTCTGCGGGTGTAGTTAGCCATTTGCTTTCTGCACGCGATGGTACGCCAATAAACGTCCCATTCGAAGTAACTGATCAAGAGCGGAAGATTATTCTCCACCAAGGGAGCTCCTTTGTTCTAGGACGATCTGGTACCGGAAAAACAACTGTGTTGGTTATGAAGTTATTTCAGAAGGAACAATTACATCAGATGGCTTCTGAAGGTTTTTCTGAAATGAACAGTAATATTTTTCTGAGCTACCCATCAGTCTTCGACATGTGTGTGACTGGAACTTCTCTTCGACAACTCTTTGTAACCGTTAATCCAAAGCTCTGCGTAGCTGTGAAACGACACATCAACAATTTTCAAAG GTTTGTTCGCGGTGAGACGTTTGGTGAGGAAAAGATTACTGTTAATGCAAATGAGTTAGACGAAGATGAGAACTTCAAAGACGTTCCTTCTTCATTCATTGAGACTCCTCTAAAAAGCTACCCTCTAGTCGTGACATTTGatatgttgttgctgatgcttgaCCGAACAATAGGACTGTCGTATTTCAATAGATTTCCTGATATTAGGAAAATCTACTCGCAAGGAACTAATTCTAGACTAGTTCAGCAAACTTTGAGAAGGAGAGAGGTCACCTTTGAAAAGTTCAGAGAATGTTACTGGCCCCATTTTAACATGAAGATGACACAAAAACTCGACCCTTTAAGAGTTTTCGCGGAGATCAACACTCATATAAAAGGCTCTCTTCATTTCGGACAGCAGACTGCCGAAGCTAAATCCTCTCTGGAGAGATACATTCAATTATCTGACAAAAAAGGGTCGACTTTTGATGAGTCGGAGAGAAATCAGATATACCAGATATTTCTAGACTATGAGAAGATGAAGCTGACGCGAGAAGAATATGATTCAGCTGATCTAGTGAATGATGTATATCATCGGTTGAAGTATGAAGAATATGAAGGTGACTACATGGATTTTGTTTATGTAGATGAAGTTCAGGATTTAACTATGAAGCAACTTGTTATTCTGAAGTATATCTGCAAAAATGTTAAGGAGGGTTTCGTTTTTGCCGGTGATACAGCTCAGACCATAGCTAAAGGTGTTCATTTCAGGTTTGAAGATGTAAAATGCTTATTCTACAAGGAGTTTTTGCATGAAGAGAAAAATGAGCTTAATCGGAAATTATCTCCGCTTTTCAACCTATCCCAAAATTTCCGAACTCATGCTGGAGTTCTAAATCTAGCACAGAGTATTACTGAACTCATCTATCATTTTTTCCCAGAATCTATTGATAAACTAAGCCGAGAAACTAGTGTAGTGCATGGTGAAGCTCCTGTTGTACTTGACTGTGGATGTCATGGAGATGCCATGTCAGTGATTTTTCGAAATCAGGGAAATGACAGTGAGAATTTCATTAGCTTCGGATCTGATCAGGTGATACTTGTGAGAGATGATTCTGTAAAGGATGAGATTATCAAACGTATTGGAAGACGTGCCATTGTGCTGACGATATTTGAGTGCAAAGGGCTCGAGTTTCAG GACGTATTGCTGTACAACTTCTTCAAGACATCACCGTTGCAAGAACAATGGAGGATAATATACGAGTACATGGTTGAGAATCGACTTCTTCCTTCAAACCAAGAGTCTCTTCCTCAATTTTCTCATTTAAAACACAATATCTTGTGTTATGAACTAAAGCAACTGTATGTAGCTGTAACCCGAACAAAGCAAAGGTTATGGATATGTGAAGAGAGTGGCGGTTTTTCATTGCCTATGGTACGCTACTGGCAGAAGTTGAATACGATCCAAGTCAAAAAACTGGATGATGCTTATGCTCGGGAAATGCCAGTTATAAGTAGTTCATATGACTGGAAACTTCAGGGTTTGAAG ATGCTTCAAGTGCGTAATTACAAGACAGCAGCGCAGTGCTTCACACGTGCTGGAGAAAAAGACTGGGAAACGTATACCAGAGCTTCTGAACTTAAAGAAGCTGCTCAGAATGTAAGGAGCTTGAGTGTAGACAAGTCATTGAAAATGCTTGAAGAAGCTGCTCAGTTGTTTGAAAGCATTGCGAACAGAAAGAAAGCAGCTGAATGTTACTTTGATGCCGAGGATTTTGAAAAAGCAG GGTTAATATATATTGGAGAATCTGATATCCAACGAGCTGGTCAATGTTTCATATTGGCTGGGCGGTATGGAAAGGCGGCTGAAATCTATGCGAAAGCTAAACTTTTTAATGAATGTTTGTATGCCTGCTCCGAAGGCAAGCTTTTTGAATTGGGGTTGCAGTACATACGAAACTGGCGGCAGGGCTTGAATGAACTTATAGAAGAAGCCGGAATTGATATAAATGCGAGTGAGCAAATGTTTCTCGAGAAATGTGCTTACGCTGCTTATAAACAGCAAGACAGGGAGGCAATGATGAAACATGTCAAGAATTTTTGCTCTTTCAGATCAATGCAATCCTTTCTAAAGAAGTTGGACTGCCAGAATGAGCTTTTGGACTTGCTAATAGATTTTGAGAAGTATATTGAAGCTGCCAAACTCGCGAGACATATGGGAAAGACAGTACTTGAAGCCGATTTATTAGAGAAATGTCATCATTATCACGAGGCCTCTTTGCTGTATCTTGCTTCTGTGTTGGCCGGCAGCCTTTGGGCCGATGATGGTGAAGGTTGGCCGATAAAAGATTTTGCATCGAAGGAGGAGCTTTCATTGAAAGCAAAAGCTTCTGCTTGTAAATATATGCCCGGTTTCCATACAATTGTCTCTGCAAACATCCAGCTTTTGTCAAATGACAAGTTTCGCTTTCATGACCTGCAACAACAGTTGGCACAGTCAAGCACGAATCAGAATTTAATGGGGAAAATTGTGGCTGCCCGGAAAATTTTGGACCTACTGCTTTCTGAGCTCGAAAAGTCAGGGAGTCATTCAGAAGTTAGCGGCCCAAAGAAAAAGGTGCCCTTAAACACATTGTGTTGGCACTGGAACTTGTGGAAAAATGACATTGAAAAAATTCTCGGTTACCTCAGCTCTCTTAACGGAAAAGGACCTGCTGAATATACGGAATATGGAGCTTTCTGCATGGAATTTCTTGGTGTAAGAGAACGATCGAGTGATCCCGATAAAGGTTACTTTATGCTCTATCCTGATGCCAACTGGGTGAAGAGCATTCCCAGAAGGTCTGATAAGAAGGATAGCCTAAATAAATGGCAACTTATGAATGCGGGTGAAAGATATTGGTGTCGTGAGCTACTTTTCGTTGGCAGGAAAGTCTTGGATACCCTTCAGTCTGTTCTCAAATTGAGTGCTAGAAACAAGATGCCCGTGTACTACCGCCAATATATTCACTTTCAAATTTTTCAGACGGCGGCATTTCTGTTGACACATTGCAGGTTTCTGAAACCCACGAGCATTGACCGGCATTCTCTGATGAGCTATGTTGACCATTCTGCAGATGAGTATTTTCTGTCGGTGTTTTCTCTGGATAAGATGACATTACTGACAAAAGAGAGCATAATTCAAACTGGTTTTTTTCGGAACATTTTGAAGGAGGCCATTCTAAGGAGATTCGATGTGTCTGTTCAGAAGAAACCGACACTTCCACAACTCGTTCAGGTGGTAGTAGTACTGATTGGATCAAGCAGGCAGATTTCTGAGGAGTACAAGGAAATCCTAAGAAAGTTCCAGATAGGCTCACCTTGGAAGCCACTGTTAGATGATCTTGTAAAGGGTGCGGTACAGGTTTGCCATTTTCGTGATGCATTAACAGAGCTATACAAATCAAAATCTGAAGGATATCGCTTCATATCCCCTTCTTGTTTCGTTTATCTTCTGAATCAACTGCTAGTGATGGTTTCTAGCTTTAGCGGGTGTTTATTTGCAACGAGACCATCATTCATTGATTGGTTTATACACCTTGACTGCGATGTCAATCCAGAAACGTTTACTCCAAGTCCCAATGATACTTCCGATCTGATGACTTCTACCTACGACTTCTTAGCTGGTACTGTCCATGAGCTGCTAGTTAATCTGCAGGGCGTGGAGGAATGGGTTAACAAATATGGGCCGACTTCTTGTACTACCCAGCTTCTTGTTCAAAACCTAGTGATTCTGCTGAGCTTGATTTGTCTAAACGCAGACCGGTATTTGCACCTGCTTAATGATGCATTGCTGAGGTCTGATGTTTTTGAACAGTTGCCAACCAAGTTTCGAGAAGTGCTGGTGGAAACAAGTGGGAGTAGTTTTCGGAATGTGATTGCTAAAGCTTTTAAGGTCATCGGTGATAGCCTTGTGGTAGTGAGGAACCCGAAGATTGTTCCGACGATGTATATAAGGCATGCTGTTTTCCTTGATGTGTTCAACCTGAGTAAAGACAAGATCTGGGAGACATTGTCCCTCAAAGGTTTAACCAGGCAAAGTTCACAGACATACCATGCTGTTTATCCGTCTAGGACGTAA
- the LOC141586084 gene encoding uncharacterized protein LOC141586084 isoform X2 — protein sequence MELGFVDKDSSFVDQLFSWSVSDVLDHFNHSLIMNKTLDEVRVSGKSYQKHGHIGKLYGPFCFINVTEGRQEVDDDNRGCRNLVEVALVMKIVQRLHEEWRGCSRQLHVTVISPYAAQAAEIERRLGETFGYLINFLLKVKTTEEFQDEEADVVILSTVTSSCTESIDLSSDCQKTDDLFSRARHCLWILGNANTLSKHNTLWETVIANANELNCFVNANKDEEMAQIITNVKSQLDELEDLLDVRSLIFKDAQLKVMFSESFVKSFSKLPSTYSKKIVLNFLLKLANGWQPKKYKADAISGSSSIVKQYRVEGRYIICTNDICKDSGYATQVLKVWDILHLIDVPPLIKKLETVYRSFPDGYLKRSKAKSLEGYVPYTSNADSRRYDFCSDSCGTNYMEYSKVKESLLLMKFYSFSAGVVSHLLSARDGTPINVPFEVTDQERKIILHQGSSFVLGRSGTGKTTVLVMKLFQKEQLHQMASEGFSEMNSNIFLSYPSVFDMCVTGTSLRQLFVTVNPKLCVAVKRHINNFQRFVRGETFGEEKITVNANELDEDENFKDVPSSFIETPLKSYPLVVTFDMLLLMLDRTIGLSYFNRFPDIRKIYSQGTNSRLVQQTLRRREVTFEKFRECYWPHFNMKMTQKLDPLRVFAEINTHIKGSLHFGQQTAEAKSSLERYIQLSDKKGSTFDESERNQIYQIFLDYEKMKLTREEYDSADLVNDVYHRLKYEEYEGDYMDFVYVDEVQDLTMKQLVILKYICKNVKEGFVFAGDTAQTIAKGVHFRFEDMLQVRNYKTAAQCFTRAGEKDWETYTRASELKEAAQNVRSLSVDKSLKMLEEAAQLFESIANRKKAAECYFDAEDFEKAGLIYIGESDIQRAGQCFILAGRYGKAAEIYAKAKLFNECLYACSEGKLFELGLQYIRNWRQGLNELIEEAGIDINASEQMFLEKCAYAAYKQQDREAMMKHVKNFCSFRSMQSFLKKLDCQNELLDLLIDFEKYIEAAKLARHMGKTVLEADLLEKCHHYHEASLLYLASVLAGSLWADDGEGWPIKDFASKEELSLKAKASACKYMPGFHTIVSANIQLLSNDKFRFHDLQQQLAQSSTNQNLMGKIVAARKILDLLLSELEKSGSHSEVSGPKKKVPLNTLCWHWNLWKNDIEKILGYLSSLNGKGPAEYTEYGAFCMEFLGVRERSSDPDKGYFMLYPDANWVKSIPRRSDKKDSLNKWQLMNAGERYWCRELLFVGRKVLDTLQSVLKLSARNKMPVYYRQYIHFQIFQTAAFLLTHCRFLKPTSIDRHSLMSYVDHSADEYFLSVFSLDKMTLLTKESIIQTGFFRNILKEAILRRFDVSVQKKPTLPQLVQVVVVLIGSSRQISEEYKEILRKFQIGSPWKPLLDDLVKGAVQVCHFRDALTELYKSKSEGYRFISPSCFVYLLNQLLVMVSSFSGCLFATRPSFIDWFIHLDCDVNPETFTPSPNDTSDLMTSTYDFLAGTVHELLVNLQGVEEWVNKYGPTSCTTQLLVQNLVILLSLICLNADRYLHLLNDALLRSDVFEQLPTKFREVLVETSGSSFRNVIAKAFKVIGDSLVVVRNPKIVPTMYIRHAVFLDVFNLSKDKIWETLSLKGLTRQSSQTYHAVYPSRT from the exons ACGTTGGATGAAGTTCGCGTGAGTGGTAAGAGCTATCAGAAACATGGTCACATAGGCAAATTGTATGGTCCATTTTGCTTTATAAACGTTACTGAGGGAAGACAGGAGGTGGATGATGACAATCGTGGCTGTCGAAATTTGGTTGAAGTTGCACTAGTTATGAAAATAGTGCAGCGACTGCACGAAG AATGGCGCGGCTGTAGTCGACAGCTTCATGTGACTGTTATATCTCCTTACGCTGCACAAGCTGCAGAGATTGAGAGAAGGCTCGGGGAAACGTTTGGATACTTGATTAATTTTCTGCTTAAAGTGAAAACAACCGAAGAATTTCAAGATGAGGAAGCTGATGTCGTCATATTATCTACTGTCACATCGAGTTGTACTGAATCAATTGATTTAAGCTCAGATTGTCAAAAAACTGATGATCTTTTTTCTAGAGCCAG GCATTGTCTGTGGATACTGGGGAATGCAAATACGCTTTCCAAACATAATACCCTTTGGGAAACTGTGATTGCAAATGCCAATGAGCTAAACTGTTTCGTAAATGCCAACAAAGACGAAGAAATGGCTCAAATCATTACAAATGTTAAGAGCCAGTTAGATGAACTTGAAGATTTGTTGGATGTGAGAAGTCTGATCTTCAAAGATGCGCAATTGAAG GTTATGTTCTCGGAATCTTTTgtcaagtccttttcaaaactaCCCTCGACCTACTCAAAGAAGATTGTACTGAATTTCTTATTGAAACTTGCAAATGGGTGGCAGCCTAAAAAGTACAAAGCTGATGCAATCTCTGGGAGTTCGAGTATTGTGAAACAATATCGAGTAGAGGGTCGCTATATCATTTGCACAAATGATATATGCAAGGACTCCGGATATGCAACCCAAGTGCTGAAAGTGTGGGATATTTTGCACTTGATTGATGTACCACCATTGATTAAGAAACTGGAGACTGTATACCGTTCTTTCCCCGATGGTTATCTTAAACGTTCCAAGGCCAAATCTCTCGAGGGATACGTACCATATACTAGCAATGCTGATTCAAGGCGCTACGACTTCTGTAGTGATTCTTGTGGAACAAATTATATGGAGTATAGCAAAGTGAAGGAGAGCTTACTGTTAATGAAGTTTTATTCCTTTTCTGCGGGTGTAGTTAGCCATTTGCTTTCTGCACGCGATGGTACGCCAATAAACGTCCCATTCGAAGTAACTGATCAAGAGCGGAAGATTATTCTCCACCAAGGGAGCTCCTTTGTTCTAGGACGATCTGGTACCGGAAAAACAACTGTGTTGGTTATGAAGTTATTTCAGAAGGAACAATTACATCAGATGGCTTCTGAAGGTTTTTCTGAAATGAACAGTAATATTTTTCTGAGCTACCCATCAGTCTTCGACATGTGTGTGACTGGAACTTCTCTTCGACAACTCTTTGTAACCGTTAATCCAAAGCTCTGCGTAGCTGTGAAACGACACATCAACAATTTTCAAAG GTTTGTTCGCGGTGAGACGTTTGGTGAGGAAAAGATTACTGTTAATGCAAATGAGTTAGACGAAGATGAGAACTTCAAAGACGTTCCTTCTTCATTCATTGAGACTCCTCTAAAAAGCTACCCTCTAGTCGTGACATTTGatatgttgttgctgatgcttgaCCGAACAATAGGACTGTCGTATTTCAATAGATTTCCTGATATTAGGAAAATCTACTCGCAAGGAACTAATTCTAGACTAGTTCAGCAAACTTTGAGAAGGAGAGAGGTCACCTTTGAAAAGTTCAGAGAATGTTACTGGCCCCATTTTAACATGAAGATGACACAAAAACTCGACCCTTTAAGAGTTTTCGCGGAGATCAACACTCATATAAAAGGCTCTCTTCATTTCGGACAGCAGACTGCCGAAGCTAAATCCTCTCTGGAGAGATACATTCAATTATCTGACAAAAAAGGGTCGACTTTTGATGAGTCGGAGAGAAATCAGATATACCAGATATTTCTAGACTATGAGAAGATGAAGCTGACGCGAGAAGAATATGATTCAGCTGATCTAGTGAATGATGTATATCATCGGTTGAAGTATGAAGAATATGAAGGTGACTACATGGATTTTGTTTATGTAGATGAAGTTCAGGATTTAACTATGAAGCAACTTGTTATTCTGAAGTATATCTGCAAAAATGTTAAGGAGGGTTTCGTTTTTGCCGGTGATACAGCTCAGACCATAGCTAAAGGTGTTCATTTCAGGTTTGAAGAT ATGCTTCAAGTGCGTAATTACAAGACAGCAGCGCAGTGCTTCACACGTGCTGGAGAAAAAGACTGGGAAACGTATACCAGAGCTTCTGAACTTAAAGAAGCTGCTCAGAATGTAAGGAGCTTGAGTGTAGACAAGTCATTGAAAATGCTTGAAGAAGCTGCTCAGTTGTTTGAAAGCATTGCGAACAGAAAGAAAGCAGCTGAATGTTACTTTGATGCCGAGGATTTTGAAAAAGCAG GGTTAATATATATTGGAGAATCTGATATCCAACGAGCTGGTCAATGTTTCATATTGGCTGGGCGGTATGGAAAGGCGGCTGAAATCTATGCGAAAGCTAAACTTTTTAATGAATGTTTGTATGCCTGCTCCGAAGGCAAGCTTTTTGAATTGGGGTTGCAGTACATACGAAACTGGCGGCAGGGCTTGAATGAACTTATAGAAGAAGCCGGAATTGATATAAATGCGAGTGAGCAAATGTTTCTCGAGAAATGTGCTTACGCTGCTTATAAACAGCAAGACAGGGAGGCAATGATGAAACATGTCAAGAATTTTTGCTCTTTCAGATCAATGCAATCCTTTCTAAAGAAGTTGGACTGCCAGAATGAGCTTTTGGACTTGCTAATAGATTTTGAGAAGTATATTGAAGCTGCCAAACTCGCGAGACATATGGGAAAGACAGTACTTGAAGCCGATTTATTAGAGAAATGTCATCATTATCACGAGGCCTCTTTGCTGTATCTTGCTTCTGTGTTGGCCGGCAGCCTTTGGGCCGATGATGGTGAAGGTTGGCCGATAAAAGATTTTGCATCGAAGGAGGAGCTTTCATTGAAAGCAAAAGCTTCTGCTTGTAAATATATGCCCGGTTTCCATACAATTGTCTCTGCAAACATCCAGCTTTTGTCAAATGACAAGTTTCGCTTTCATGACCTGCAACAACAGTTGGCACAGTCAAGCACGAATCAGAATTTAATGGGGAAAATTGTGGCTGCCCGGAAAATTTTGGACCTACTGCTTTCTGAGCTCGAAAAGTCAGGGAGTCATTCAGAAGTTAGCGGCCCAAAGAAAAAGGTGCCCTTAAACACATTGTGTTGGCACTGGAACTTGTGGAAAAATGACATTGAAAAAATTCTCGGTTACCTCAGCTCTCTTAACGGAAAAGGACCTGCTGAATATACGGAATATGGAGCTTTCTGCATGGAATTTCTTGGTGTAAGAGAACGATCGAGTGATCCCGATAAAGGTTACTTTATGCTCTATCCTGATGCCAACTGGGTGAAGAGCATTCCCAGAAGGTCTGATAAGAAGGATAGCCTAAATAAATGGCAACTTATGAATGCGGGTGAAAGATATTGGTGTCGTGAGCTACTTTTCGTTGGCAGGAAAGTCTTGGATACCCTTCAGTCTGTTCTCAAATTGAGTGCTAGAAACAAGATGCCCGTGTACTACCGCCAATATATTCACTTTCAAATTTTTCAGACGGCGGCATTTCTGTTGACACATTGCAGGTTTCTGAAACCCACGAGCATTGACCGGCATTCTCTGATGAGCTATGTTGACCATTCTGCAGATGAGTATTTTCTGTCGGTGTTTTCTCTGGATAAGATGACATTACTGACAAAAGAGAGCATAATTCAAACTGGTTTTTTTCGGAACATTTTGAAGGAGGCCATTCTAAGGAGATTCGATGTGTCTGTTCAGAAGAAACCGACACTTCCACAACTCGTTCAGGTGGTAGTAGTACTGATTGGATCAAGCAGGCAGATTTCTGAGGAGTACAAGGAAATCCTAAGAAAGTTCCAGATAGGCTCACCTTGGAAGCCACTGTTAGATGATCTTGTAAAGGGTGCGGTACAGGTTTGCCATTTTCGTGATGCATTAACAGAGCTATACAAATCAAAATCTGAAGGATATCGCTTCATATCCCCTTCTTGTTTCGTTTATCTTCTGAATCAACTGCTAGTGATGGTTTCTAGCTTTAGCGGGTGTTTATTTGCAACGAGACCATCATTCATTGATTGGTTTATACACCTTGACTGCGATGTCAATCCAGAAACGTTTACTCCAAGTCCCAATGATACTTCCGATCTGATGACTTCTACCTACGACTTCTTAGCTGGTACTGTCCATGAGCTGCTAGTTAATCTGCAGGGCGTGGAGGAATGGGTTAACAAATATGGGCCGACTTCTTGTACTACCCAGCTTCTTGTTCAAAACCTAGTGATTCTGCTGAGCTTGATTTGTCTAAACGCAGACCGGTATTTGCACCTGCTTAATGATGCATTGCTGAGGTCTGATGTTTTTGAACAGTTGCCAACCAAGTTTCGAGAAGTGCTGGTGGAAACAAGTGGGAGTAGTTTTCGGAATGTGATTGCTAAAGCTTTTAAGGTCATCGGTGATAGCCTTGTGGTAGTGAGGAACCCGAAGATTGTTCCGACGATGTATATAAGGCATGCTGTTTTCCTTGATGTGTTCAACCTGAGTAAAGACAAGATCTGGGAGACATTGTCCCTCAAAGGTTTAACCAGGCAAAGTTCACAGACATACCATGCTGTTTATCCGTCTAGGACGTAA
- the LOC141586085 gene encoding kiwellin-1-like: MSYYYVFMLLMVITNLLPHSNHAQDCNPSGTLVGTQAPSDQCDPSGSECCEAGKDYQTYTCSPEVTSQTDAILTLNSFESGGDGGGASKCDGSFHSDDTPVVALSTGWYSGGSRCGKQIVISGNGESVAATVVDECDSTVGCDEEHGYQPPCRDNIVDGSKAVWDALGVSSDDPQFGEMGITWSDA; the protein is encoded by the coding sequence ATGAGCTATTACTATGTATTCATGCTCCTCATGGTCATCACAAACTTGCTACCACACAGCAACCACGCGCAAGACTGCAACCCATCAGGAACCTTAGTCGGAACGCAAGCCCCTTCTGATCAATGCGACCCTAGTGGTTCGGAGTGCTGTGAAGCCGGGAAGGACTACCAGACTTACACCTGCTCGCCGGAAGTGACCAGTCAGACTGATGCAATCCTGACCCTCAATAGCTTTGAGAGTGGTGGGGATGGGGGCGGAGCTTCCAAATGTGATGGAAGCTTCCACTCTGATGACACCCCTGTTGTGGCCTTGTCCACGGGGTGGTACAGTGGCGGATCCCGGTGTGGTAAGCAAATTGTGATAAGTGGCAATGGGGAGAGTGTGGCGGCTACGGTCGTGGATGAGTGTGACTCTACAGTGGGGTGTGATGAAGAGCATGGATACCAACCGCCGTGTAGGGACAATATTGTGGATGGGTCTAAGGCTGTCTGGGATGCCCTTGGTGTTTCCTCTGATGATCCCCAGTTTGGGGAGATGGGCATTACTTGGTCTGACGCCTAA